The following coding sequences lie in one Oncorhynchus kisutch isolate 150728-3 linkage group LG17, Okis_V2, whole genome shotgun sequence genomic window:
- the ebp gene encoding 3-beta-hydroxysteroid-Delta(8),Delta(7)-isomerase isoform X1, which yields MAKSPVRAAGVPHPYWPRDLSIPGYVANDRSMHEILSFLFSVSGLFLLSTWVLTGRKWARDGRGQEFGVARRLAICWFAVCGFIHGVIEGWFSLYYDVIPSDQSFLSQLWKEYSRGDSRYVIADNFTVCMETVTAWFWGPLSLWTVFAFLANKPCRFVLQLMVSLGQLYGAVLYFYTEHRDGYSHSQMGHPLYFWFYFVFMNILWIIIPLVLILDAWRHLQQAQTHTDLAQKEKTN from the exons ATGGCGAAAAGCCCCGTCCGAGCCGCTGGCGTCCCCCACCCCTATTGGCCGCGGGACCTGTCCATCCCAGGCTACGTGGCGAACGATAGGTCAATGCATGAGATcctgtccttcctcttctctgtgTCGGGTCTCTTCCTGCTGTCCACCTGGGTCCTGACGGGCCGGAAGTGGGCCAGGGATGGCCGTGGTCAGGAGTTCGGGGTGGCCAGGCGGCTGGCTATCTGCTGGTTTGCTGTCTGTGGGTTCATCCACGGGGTCATTGAGGGATGGTTCTCTCTGTACTATGACGTCATCCCCTCAGACCAGAGCTTCCTGTCTCAGCTGT GGAAGGAGTACTCCAGAGGAGACAGCCGATATGTCAT AGCTGATAACTTCACGGTGTGTATGGAGACAGTAACAGCCTGGTTCTGGGGTCCATTGAGTTTGTGGACTGTGTTTGCCTTCCTGGCCAACAAACCATGCCGCTTTGTCCTGCAACTCATGGTCTCTCTTG gTCAGCTGTATGGGGCGGTGCTGTATTTCTACACTGAGCACCGTGATGGGTACAGCCACAGTCAGATGGGTCATCCTCTGTACTTTTGGTTCTATTTTGTCTTCATGAACATCCTGTGGATCATCATTCCTCTGGTCCTCATACTGGATGCATGGAGACACCTGCAGCAGGCccagacacacactgacctggCCCAGAAGGAGAAGACCAACTGA
- the ebp gene encoding 3-beta-hydroxysteroid-Delta(8),Delta(7)-isomerase isoform X2, with the protein MYPPDWSRNKMAKSPVRAAGVPHPYWPRDLSIPGYVANDRSMHEILSFLFSVSGLFLLSTWVLTGRKWARDGRGQEFGVARRLAICWFAVCGFIHGVIEGWFSLYYDVIPSDQSFLSQLWKEYSRGDSRYVIADNFTVCMETVTAWFWGPLSLWTVFAFLANKPCRFVLQLMVSLGQLYGAVLYFYTEHRDGYSHSQMGHPLYFWFYFVFMNILWIIIPLVLILDAWRHLQQAQTHTDLAQKEKTN; encoded by the exons ATGTATCCACCTGATTGGAGTAGGAATAAA ATGGCGAAAAGCCCCGTCCGAGCCGCTGGCGTCCCCCACCCCTATTGGCCGCGGGACCTGTCCATCCCAGGCTACGTGGCGAACGATAGGTCAATGCATGAGATcctgtccttcctcttctctgtgTCGGGTCTCTTCCTGCTGTCCACCTGGGTCCTGACGGGCCGGAAGTGGGCCAGGGATGGCCGTGGTCAGGAGTTCGGGGTGGCCAGGCGGCTGGCTATCTGCTGGTTTGCTGTCTGTGGGTTCATCCACGGGGTCATTGAGGGATGGTTCTCTCTGTACTATGACGTCATCCCCTCAGACCAGAGCTTCCTGTCTCAGCTGT GGAAGGAGTACTCCAGAGGAGACAGCCGATATGTCAT AGCTGATAACTTCACGGTGTGTATGGAGACAGTAACAGCCTGGTTCTGGGGTCCATTGAGTTTGTGGACTGTGTTTGCCTTCCTGGCCAACAAACCATGCCGCTTTGTCCTGCAACTCATGGTCTCTCTTG gTCAGCTGTATGGGGCGGTGCTGTATTTCTACACTGAGCACCGTGATGGGTACAGCCACAGTCAGATGGGTCATCCTCTGTACTTTTGGTTCTATTTTGTCTTCATGAACATCCTGTGGATCATCATTCCTCTGGTCCTCATACTGGATGCATGGAGACACCTGCAGCAGGCccagacacacactgacctggCCCAGAAGGAGAAGACCAACTGA